The following proteins are co-located in the Anoplopoma fimbria isolate UVic2021 breed Golden Eagle Sablefish chromosome 18, Afim_UVic_2022, whole genome shotgun sequence genome:
- the mtfr2 gene encoding mitochondrial fission regulator 2 translates to MSLVEDILDVLRAVLEYFGVPPDMLVPVWDSQLCGQHRSLVRMIGTNLPLTPPPRVHFQVPLLSYRPQGYVDITMETPAIPSFADVLWVFEDEGESFAKTRNHLLPNKQITVNRDVARYRGPAQNKARRGGRSAEPDTLKKITALESELLKLRAQIAMIVTAAPAAGLPESQSTPGTPLASSKLPPALTSTPRCAPPPPPPLPPPPCPDSSNETPSILELLRQRRKNENNLDKAQLKPQDSQGKGIPSMLDVLKDLNQVKLRTVERSPGGTPVGRRRSKGSAALLSDPAALIAEALKRKFAQHRHNNSSDKENSLELSPFGSPETPKIPLHIRRSKGRLHL, encoded by the exons ATGTCTTTAGTAGAGGATATTCTGGATGTGCTGCGCGCCGTCCTGGAGTACTTTGGAGTGCCTCCAGACATG CTGGTTCCAGTGTGGGATAGTCAGCTGTGCGGCCAGCATCGCAGCCTTGTGCGGATGATCGGGACCAACCTCCCACTGACACCTCCACCACGGGTCCACTTTCAG GTGCCTCTGCTCTCCTATAGGCCCCAAGGTTATGTCGACATCACTATGGAGACACCGGCCATCCCCTCGTTTGCTGACGTCCTGTGGGTTTTTGAGGACGAAGGGGAGAGCTTTGCCAAGACCAG GAACCATTTACttccaaataaacaaattactgtaaATCGGGATGTGGCGAGATACCGTGGACCGGCCCAGAATAAAGCCCGGAGGGGAGGCAGATCAGCTGAACCGGACACTCTGAAGAAGATCACAGCGCTGGAGAGCGAGCTGCTCAAACTACGAGCTCAGATAGCCATGATCGTTACCGCCGCTCCAGCCGCAG GTCTGCCGGAGTCCCAGAGTACCCCAGGCACACCTCTGGCGTCTTCTAAACTTCCTCCGGCTCTCACCTCCACGCCTCGCTGtgctcctccaccaccacctcctcttccacctcctccctgCCCTGACTCCTCCAATGAGACCCCGTCTATACTAGAGCTGCTCCGCCAGCGCAGGAAGAACGAGAACAACCTCGACAAGGCTCAGCTCAAGCCCCAGGACTCACAAGGAAAAGGGATCCCATCCATGCTGGATGTTCTCAAGGACTTAAATCAAGTGAAATTGCGTACAGTTGAGAG ATCACCAGGGGGCACACCAGTCGGAAGAAGACGCAGTAAGGGAAGTGCAGCGTTGCTTAGCGACCCGGCGGCTCTCATCGCTGAAGCGCTCAAGAGAAAGTTCGCCCAGCATCGCCACAACAACTCCTCCGACAAAGAGAACTCACTAGAACTCTCACCGTTCGGCAGTCCAGAAACACCCAAG ATTCCTCTCCATATCAGACGCAGTAAGGGGCGCCTCCACCTCTGA